The following coding sequences are from one Motacilla alba alba isolate MOTALB_02 chromosome 4, Motacilla_alba_V1.0_pri, whole genome shotgun sequence window:
- the NWD2 gene encoding NACHT and WD repeat domain-containing protein 2 has protein sequence MWPAGAGGRLPCPRDAALRRAAFSGNLSALPSHLVPSGRSVRVFISANPEDTIAERRALREHVYPKLREFCRENYGLEFQVIDLYWGVEADEWDSPELQKTRMKLLEDCLKSSAGPCFVGLLGEKYGNIRIPGEVESAEFEMILDAAVEAKLETRLLEEWYCRDENAVPPAYYLRPKSEMLKNYQNTMESSSNSMNENKWQDISEEIKKIFKTAVKLLYEKGKMKHSQAKRYLSSAIEDELDFALGKQTPAFLKKCVCYIRKIANIERFVKIPEMGKYMDVVHKAGKFLRDPEAHEKLIKLRDEFIPTIVASSNLRVYTSVTHCDMKLGYSQEVESHYIEGLGKQFYEDMIDIIQATVQQNFDTETDMLYDEVLQHSSLCKTYSTFYEYRCEALNIVHKYVLPRKIGHINPLIIYGGPCTGKTLLLAEAAKKAYSWLQEEMGPDSDPVVVIRFLGSTETSTDLKNILQSICEQLAVNYRCLVQSYPKKIHDLRDLFINLLNESSFHRPLVIIFDALEQLTDSDDGRKLWWLPIHLPRSVRIILSTLPNKHGILQKLRCLIHEESNYVELTARDRKMCSQVLKHQLLRVKRKVTSGQQIYVNEAFSKCTLPMFVNLTFREVRHWRSHKDVDESSLCVTVHESIEQLFWSLENKCGSRLLSRALGYITMSKSGLSEMELEDILALDNSVMYELNERVRESNPLRIPYIYIARLKEGLQGYLIERQVKNVTLLLWANRHLQLIAQKLYLHNEEDLREMHTVMAEYFLGVWSGGRRKPFYSNDQYLSGCPGHASRGLNEDEKHCVDQAAFDRQAPDQPWVFQCNPLEPDIFFINHRKMTELIHHLTRCGRTDDLLYGVIMNFSWLYTMIRIGQFDKALSDIELAYTYSQEKELKFLASTLRSIKFKVVKYPGSLSAELQQRLLPVVSSLPKLRHLLLECDKDGPKYCSIVPLHSSMDVTYSPERLPLSSSCMHVTEILPTFNPSTIIAALENGSISTWDVETRQLLRQITTAPSVILGMKLTRDEKYLVVATTNNTLLVYDNINSCLLSEVEIKGSKHCGIAGDSSFINGFTLSVNHALAWLEASKDVTVIDLHYGWPLYHFHCWYEVTCVQCSPDGVYAFCGQYLNTATIFHLGSGEKLTTVTSEFSSGFVKFLLVLDTAQEMVMVDSEGSLSVWNTEEITKPQLTDDFDCRREDSEVVSIELSEDQSAILICKALSIELLDTRVWKVAEKFRAKHNERFISAVLSKNGNCIIASMENTSAIFVWRRDTGQCMASLQEISGTIVRLIKSNHHNMLLSLSTSGVLSIWDIDIITAMSNIDKSGKPIQRLVLPARGELIYTLDGSDSVHKWNFSTGFIEAVFKHEGIVENCVLTSSGEIMVTSDDKCSQYVWHTVSGENIFRINGQKISELMITHNDQFVVSLCEQNASRVWRLATGHRVCNILVALQNAFITTANTFVVGMAKNKVLAVSLWTGSITKKFCCDDGASIVDIKLIPDCPDIIVFITSTESVNIWSLTEEVICRRVQLPTNFLKKLEDFEISPNGKLGIITRGDENINVLDLHSGKLRVVHAPGVIWRQRLSRDGRYLVYICCRGEEDDDNGAVSSLIVMRLADGKNIGACSLYKTPTFLALSQRHLNIIIGFDDGSIGTYTVVDRVDAALKIKIATSNSRQIFNSATQVIRPKCHNYSFKVTADCIWRESTEVFARDSPITVTEAEVSEATPTKRHSYCYEKVCSAIDCRHSFASDN, from the exons GGCCTATTGGGAGAGAAGTATGGGAACATCCGAATACCGGGGGAAGTTGAGTCAGCAGAATTTGAAATGATCCTGGATGCTGCTGTAGAGGCCAAGCTAGAGACAAGGCTTTTAGAAGAGTGGTACTGCAGGGATGAGAACGCAGTCCCACCGGCATATTACCTCAGACCaaaatcagaaatgctgaagaaCTACCAGAATACG ATGGAATCTTCTTCAAATTCAATGAATGAGAACAAATGGCAAGATATATCAGAAGAGATTAAGAAGATTTTTAAGACTGCTGTGAAATTGCTgtatgagaaaggaaaaatgaaacacagcCAAGCAAAGAGATATCTTTCTTCTG CTATTGAAGATGAACTTGATTTTGCCTTGGGTAAACAAACACCAGCTTTCCTAAAGAAGTGTGTTTGCTACATCCGGAAAATTGCCAACATTGAGCGTTTTGTTAAAATTCCAGAGATGGGAAAATACATGGACGTGGTACATAAAGCTGGGAAGTTTCTGCGAGATCCTGAAGCCCATGAGAAACTGATCAAGCTCAGGGATGAATTCATTCCTACCATTGTCGCATCGTCCAATCTGAGAGTGTACACATCCGTCACCCACTGTGACATGAAACTGGGTTACTCCCAAGAAGTGGAGAGCCATTACATTGAAGGACTTGGTAAACAGTTCTATGAAGACATGATTGACATAATCCAAGCTACAGTGCAGCAGAATTTTGACACGGAGACAGACATGCTGTACGATGAAGTTCTTCAACACTCATCATTATGTAAAACGTACTCCACTTTTTATGAATATAGATGTGAGGCATTAAACATCGTTCACAAGTATGTTTTACCTAGAAAAATAGGACACATTAACCCTCTTATCATATATGGAGGACCATGTACAGGGAAGACTCTTCTGTTAGCTGAAGCAGCGAAGAAG GCCTATTCCTGGTTGCAAGAAGAAATGGGACCAGATTCTGACCCTGTGGTAGTTATAAGATTTTTGGGATCCACTGAAACAAGTACAGATCTGAAGAATATACTTCAAAGCATTTGTGAACAACTAGCAGTCAACTATCGCTGCCTCGTACAAAGTTACCCAAAAAAGATTCATGACCTTCGGGACTTGTTCATAAATCTCTTGAATGAGTCTTCATTTCATAGGCCACTGGTGATTATATTTGATGCTTTAGAACAGCTAACAGATAGTGATGATGGTAGAAAGCTCTGGTGGCTTCCCATTCACCTTCCACGTTCAGTACGGATAATTTTGTCAACACTGCCGAACAAGCATGGGATCCTGCAAAAACTGAGGTGCCTTATTCATGAAGAAAGCAACTATGTTGAGTTGACTGCAAGGGACAGAAAGATGTGTAGTCAAGTACTGAAACATCAGCTGCTGCGAGTTAAAAGGAAAGTAACATCAGGGCAACAAATCTATGTCAATGAGGCATTCTCCAAGTGCACACTGCCTATGTTTGTGAACTTAACCTTCAGAGAGGTCAGGCACTGGAGATCTCACAAGGATGTGGATGAGTCCTCCCTCTGTGTTACTGTCCATGAAAGCATAGAGCAGTTGTTTTGGTCATTGGAAAACAAGTGTGGGTCAAGACTACTGTCAAGAGCACTTGGCTACATCACTATGTCCAAATCTGGCCTGAGTGAAATGGAACTGGAGGATATTTTAGCCCTTGACAACAGTGTTATGTATGAACTGAATGAGAGAGTCAGAGAGAGTAACCCATTGAGAATTCCATATATATACATTGCAAGACTTAAGGAGGGCTTACAGGGGTATTTAATAGAGCGACAGGTGAAAAATGTAACGCTGCTTCTTTGGGCAAATAGGCACTTGCAACTAATTGCCCAGAAATTGTACCTGCACAATGAAGAAGACTTGCGTGAAATGCACACAGTGATGGCAGAGTATTTCCTTGGTGTTTGGTCAGGTGGACGAAGAAAACCTTTTTACAGCAATGACCAATATCTGAGTGGTTGTCCCGGCCATGCCAGTAGGGGCCTGAACGAGGATGAAAAGCACTGTGTGGATCAGGCGGCTTTTGACAGGCAGGCTCCAGATCAGCCTTGGGTCTTTCAGTGTAACCCATTGGAACCTGATATCTTTTTTattaatcacagaaaaatgacagaGCTTATTCATCATTTAACAAGATGTGGAAGAACTGATGATCTTCTGTATGGAGTCATCATGAACTTCAGCTGGCTGTACACCATGATTAGAATAGGGCAGTTTGATAAAGCACTTTCTGACATAGAACTAGCTTACACTTACTCTCAAGAAAAGGAGCTGAAATTTCTGGCCAGTACGCTCCGCAGTATAAAGTTCAAAGTAGTAAAATACCCAGGTTCACTCTCTGCTGAATTGCAGCAGAGACTTCTCCCAGTAGTAAGTTCATTGCCCAAACTCAGACATCTCCTCCTAGAATGTGACAAGGATGGACCCAAGTACTGCTCCATCGTCCCTTTACATTCCTCCATGGATGTGACATACAGCCCCGAGCGCCTGCCGCTGTCATCCAGCTGCATGCATGTCACTGAGATTTTGCCTACATTTAATCCCAGCACAATTATTGCTGCTTTAGAAAATGGCTCCATTAGCACTTGGGATGTAGAAACCCGCCAGCTACTAAGGCAAATTACAACAGCTCCGTCTGTTATCTTAGGGATGAAGCTTACTAGAGATGAAAAGTATCTTGTAGTAGCTACAACAAACAACACTCTTTTGGTATATGATAACATAAATTCCTGTCTTCTTTCTGAGGTGGAAATTAAGGGGTCAAAACACTGTGGAATTGCAGGGGACTCCAGTTTTATAAATGGATTTACATTATCGGTCAACCATGCGCTTGCTTGGCTGGAGGCCAGTAAAGATGTTACTGTAATAGATCTGCATTACGGTTGGCCTCTCTATCACTTCCACTGCTGGTACGAAGTGACCTGTGTGCAGTGTTCTCCAGATGGAGTTTATGCATTCTGCGGGCAGTATTTGAACACCGCAACCATTTTCCACTTGGGCAGTGGAGAGAAGCTGACCACTGTGACCTCTGAATTTTCAAGTGGATTTGTGAAATTCCTTCTCGTTTTAGACACAGCCCAAGAAATGGTGATGGTGGACAGTGAGGGTAGCCTCTCTGTTTGGAATACAGAGGAGATCACAAAACCCCAGCTTACAGATGACTTTGACTGCAGAAGAGAAGACAGCGAAGTTGTCAGCATAGAGCTTTCTGAAGACCAAAGTGCAATTTTAATTTGTAAGGCTCTCAGCATTGAACTTCTCGACACTCGTGTGTGGAAGGTGGCTGAAAAGTTTAGAGCTAAACACAATGAGCGCTTTATATCTGCCGTGTTGTCCAAAAATGGCAACTGTATAATTGCTTCAATGGAAAATACCTCAGCCATTTTTGTTTGGAGAAGAGATACTGGACAGTGTATGGCAAGCTTACAGGAAATCTCAGGAACTATAGTCAGGCTAATTAAATCAAATCATCATAACATGCTGCTATCCTTATCCACCAGTGGTGTCCTTTCTATCTGGGATATAGACATCATAACTGCTATGTCCAATATTGACAAATCTGGCAAACCCATCCAAAGACTGGTGTTGCCAGCCAGAGGTGAATTAATATACACGTTGGATGGATCAGATTCTGTCCATAAGTGGAACTTCAGCACTGGATTTATTGAAGCTGTGTTCAAGCATGAAGGTATTGTTGAAAACTGTGTGCTGACCTCTTCTGGAGAGATAATGGTTACGTCAGATGATAAATGCAGCCAGTATGTATGGCACACGGTGAGCGGTGAAAATATCTTTCGCATTAATGGACAAAAAATCTCAGAGCTAATGATTACTCATAATGATCAGTTTGTAGTCTCTCTCTGCGAGCAAAATGCATCCAGAGTTTGGCGACTGGCTACAGGACATAGGGTTTGCAATATTTTAGTTGCCTTACAGAATGCGTTTATAACAACTGCAAATACATTTGTAGTTGGAATGGCAAAGAACAAAGTTCTGGCAGTGAGTCTCTGGACAGGCAGTATAACAAAGAAATTTTGCTGTGATGATGGTGCAAGCATTGTGGATATTAAGCTGATACCAGACTGCCCAGACATTATAGTATTTATAACATCTACTGAAAGTGTGAACATCTGGAGCCTAACAGAGGAAGTCATCTGCAGACGTGTACAATTGCCTAccaatttcttaaaaaaattggaAGACTTTGAAATATCTCCAAATGGGAAGCTAGGAATTATAACCCGCGGTGATGAGAACATCAATGTGCTTGATTTACACAGCGGAAAACTTCGTGTGGTTCACGCTCCGGGTGTCATCTGGCGGCAGAGGCTGTCTCGTGATGGCCGCTACCTGGTGTACATTTGTTGTCGTGGGGAAGAAGATGATGACAATGGTGCAGTCTCTAGTTTAATTGTAATGAGGCTAGCAGATGGCAAAAACATCGGTGCCTGTTCTCTTTATAAAACTCCCACTTTTCTTGCACTCTCACAGAGACATTTAAACATTATTATTGGATTTGATGATGGAAGTATAGGTACTTACACTGTAGTGGATCGAGTTGATGCTgcactgaaaatcaaaattgCTACTTCAAACAGCCGTCAGATTTTCAACAGCGCAACACAAGTGATTAGGCCAAAGTGTCACAATTACAGTTTCAAAGTAACTGCAGACTGCATTTGGAGGGAATCAACAGAAGTATTTGCAAGGGATAGCCCCATTACAGTTACAGAAGCTGAGGTGAGTGAAGCAACACCGACCAAAAGACACAGCTACTGCTATGAGAAAGTGTGCTCAGCCATAGATTGCAGGCACAGTTTTGCATCTGACAACTGA